A single region of the Pygocentrus nattereri isolate fPygNat1 chromosome 27, fPygNat1.pri, whole genome shotgun sequence genome encodes:
- the rida gene encoding 2-iminobutanoate/2-iminopropanoate deaminase isoform X2: protein MSALIRRIITTAAAPAAIGPYSQAVVVDRTVYVSGQLGMDVASGQLVAGGVQAQAKQALINMGEILKAAGCGYENVVKTTVLLADINDFNNVNEVYKQFFTRNFPARAAYQVAALPRGGLVEIEAVAVLGPITDAS from the exons ATGTCTGCGCTAATAAGACGAATTATCAccactgctgctgctccagctgCAATCGGGCCTTACAG CCAGGCGGTGGTGGTAGATCgcactgtgtatgtgtctggGCAGCTGGGAATGGACGTAGCATCAGGGCAGTTAGTGGCTGGAGGGGTGCAGGCTCAAGCCAAACAG GCTCTTATAAACATGGGTGAGATTCTGAAAGCAGCAGGATGTGGATATGAAAATG ttgtcAAAACAACTGTGCTCCTGGCAGACATTAATGACTTCAACAATGTCAATGAGGTCTACAAGCAAT TCTTCACCAGAAACTTTCCAGCCAGGGCTGCTTACCAAGTCGCTGCTCTACCCAGA GGTGGTCTTGTTGAGATCGAAGCAGTTGCTGTATTGGGACCCATTACGGATGCCTCCTGA
- the stk3 gene encoding serine/threonine-protein kinase 3: MEQPVPKNKLKKLSEDSLTKQPEEVFDVLEKLGEGSYGSVFKAIHKESGQVVAIKQVPVESDLQEIIKEISIMQQCDSPYVVKYYGSYFKNTDLWIVMEYCGAGSVSDIIRLRNKTLTEDEIATILKSTLKGLEYLHFMRKIHRDIKAGNILLNTEGHAKLADFGVAGQLTDTMAKRNTVIGTPFWMAPEVIQEIGYNCVADIWSLGITSIEMAEGKPPYADIHPMRAIFMIPTNPPPTFRKPELWSDDFTDFVKKCLVKNPEQRATATQLLQHPFITNAKPVTILRDLITEAMDMKAKRQQEQQRELEEEDDNSEEEVEVDSHTMVKSGSESAGTMRATGTMSDGAQTMIEHGSTMLESDLGTMVINSDEEDEDEDVGSMRRNPTAPQGQRPSFMDYFDKQDSNKAQETYNHNQQDPFLIPKTAFPDNWKVPQDGDFDFLKNLDFEELQMRLSALDPMMEREIEELRQRYTAKRQPILDAMDAKKRRQQNF, translated from the exons ATGGAGCAGCCGGTGCCTAAAAA TAAGCTGAAGAAGCTCAGCGAAGACAGTCTGACCAAGCAACCCGAGGAAGTCTTCGATGTACTTGAAAAACTCGGAGAAGG CTCGTATGGCAGCGTATTTAAAGCCATCCACAAAGAATCTGGACAGGTAGTGGCCATTAAGCAGGTTCCTGTGGAGTCTGACCTGCAGGAAATCATCAAGGAGATTTCCATCATGCAGCAATGTGACAG TCCCTATGTGGTGAAGTACTATGgcagttattttaaaaacacagacttgtGGATTGTGATGGAGTACTGCGGTGCTGGCTCTGTGTCTGATATCATCAGATTACGTAATAAAACA CTCACAGAGGATGAGATTGCTACCATCCTGAAGTCCACATTGAAGGGTCTTGAGTATTTGCACTTCATGAGAAAAATCCACAGGGACATCAAAGCTGGGAACATTCTCCTTAATACTGAAGGACATGCTAAACTTGCTGACTTTGGAGTGGCTGGGCAGCTTACT GACACAATGGCAAAGAGAAACACTGTAATTGGCACACCATTCTGGATGGCTCCCGAGGTGATTCAGGAGATTGGGTACAACTGTGTGGCAGATATCTGGTCCCTTGGCATCACATCGATAGAGATGGCAGAGGGCAAGCCTCCCTATGCAGACATTCATCCAATGAGG gCTATTTTCATGATTCCAACAAATCCCCCACCAACGTTTAGAAAGCCAGAGCTGTGGAGTGATGATTTCACAGATTTTGTAAAAAAGTGTCTTGTGAAAAACCCTGAACAGAGAGCCACGGCCACGCAACTGTTACAG CATCCTTTCATTACCAATGCGAAACCAGTGACCATACTGAGGGACCTAATCACAGAAGCCATGGACATGAAGGCAAAGAGACAACAAGAGCAGCAGAGAGAACTggaagaggaggatgataaCTCG GAGGAAGAAGTGGAGGTGGACTCTCATACAATGGTGAAATCTGGCTCAGAAAGTGCTGGCACCATGCGAGCAACAGGCACAATGAGTGACGGTGCACAGACCATGATCGAGCATGGCAGCACCATGCTTGAGTCAGACCTAGGCACCATGGTGATAAACAGTGACGAAGAAGATGAGGATGAAGATGTGGGCTCAATGAGGA GAAACCCTACAGCACCACAGGGCCAGCGGCCATCTTTCATGGACTATTTTGACAAGCAGGATTCAAACAAAGCACAGGAGACTTACAATCACAACCAGCAGGACCCTTTCCTCATACCCAAGACTGCTTTCCCTGACAACTGGAAAGTACCACAAGATGGAGACTTTGATTTC CTGAAAAATCTAGACTTTGAGGAGCTGCAGATGCGCCTCAGCGCTCTGGACCCCATGATGGAGCGAGAAATCGAGGAGTTGCGGCAGCGCTACACAGCTAAAAGGCAGCCCATCCTCGATGCCATGGATGCCAAGAAGCGTCGGCAGCAGAACTTCTAA
- the rida gene encoding 2-iminobutanoate/2-iminopropanoate deaminase isoform X1 — translation MLEEMAAIRRQIPYTSKAPVRQGIYSQAVVVDRTVYVSGQLGMDVASGQLVAGGVQAQAKQALINMGEILKAAGCGYENVVKTTVLLADINDFNNVNEVYKQFFTRNFPARAAYQVAALPRGGLVEIEAVAVLGPITDAS, via the exons ATGTTGGAAGAGATGGCTGCTATTCGAAGGCAAATACCATACACATCTAAAGCCCCAGTTAGACAAGGCATATATAG CCAGGCGGTGGTGGTAGATCgcactgtgtatgtgtctggGCAGCTGGGAATGGACGTAGCATCAGGGCAGTTAGTGGCTGGAGGGGTGCAGGCTCAAGCCAAACAG GCTCTTATAAACATGGGTGAGATTCTGAAAGCAGCAGGATGTGGATATGAAAATG ttgtcAAAACAACTGTGCTCCTGGCAGACATTAATGACTTCAACAATGTCAATGAGGTCTACAAGCAAT TCTTCACCAGAAACTTTCCAGCCAGGGCTGCTTACCAAGTCGCTGCTCTACCCAGA GGTGGTCTTGTTGAGATCGAAGCAGTTGCTGTATTGGGACCCATTACGGATGCCTCCTGA